ATGCATGCTGGGGGAGCATAGAAAAATTTTCCACACTTTATTAAACAATCAGTGTGGGACAATTCGAAATAACCTTTTGAAATGCTATAATAAGGTGGCCATATAAACCTTAATGGTTTTAACAATAGGCGGCTCCACCTCCTCTAATTCCAAACTCTTCATCTTCTTGGTTTCTTTTGCTCCTGTACCAAACAATTAATAAGAGAAGAGGCACGAGAAACACCACATTGGAAGCCATAGTACTAAATGCTCTCTCTTTGTCTCGGTTCATTTTGTACCTTCTACCTCTGTGCATGTATATATAGGGAAAACTTTGAATATTCGGGTatccataaaaataaaattcttagcGATCATCTTTCAGCATTCCAAGGGAGTCGTAGGTGGCTTTGACTCCTTTGCTGAGCACTAGTACATAGCACATATAAAGATCTAGTGTTCTACATGTAAAGATTTTGCATGGGATGGACAAAAATATCTCATTTTAAACCATTCCACATCACTTGACCCTCATTTATGTTAGGTTGTTATGTggaaattatttaaattttcaaaataccaacgTCGTGAATTGGTGTGCATAGAATTAAAGGTGCCGGAAATCAATGTATGCATCATTGTGAAGAAGATAATTGTCAAGGACTTTGCTAGCCCCATCATGTATAAGCTTGATAATGGTCAAGAATTTAATTTGTTAGCCATGTCATTTTGGAACTATGCCTTAGAAGTGATCATGTAGAAGCATGCAATGAATTGAAAGAAAACATACTAAGGTAATCAAAAAAATGGAAAGCATACTCTTTAATTATTAACATTCTAAGTAAGTTGTGGCTAGTCTCAACTCCTTTGTTATGTACTAGTACATAACATATACATGTAACTTGTGCTTTAAGATTTGGTCATGTGATGAGCAAAATCTTTCATTTTAAATGATTCCACTTCACTCGACTCATATCATGTCATGTTATTACTTGGCGATTATTTGAACATGCAAAATGCTAATGCTATGAATTAGTGAATGGTAGAGGTCCCAAAACCAATATACATGTCTTTGTGAAGAAGATAATTGTCAAGGACTTTGGTAGCCATCATGAACTAGATAATGGTCAAGTTAGTCATGTTGAAGATGCATTTGGATTGTGCGTGCACAAGGCACAATATtaaattgaaagaaaaatatacTAGGGTTATCCTGAAGATGGAAAGTTTTGTCATCAACCATAAGCATTCTAAGGAACCATAGGTGGCCTTGACTCCTCTGATTGTGCTAATGTGATATGAATGCTTTGCATGTTAAGATTTTCTTATATAATCGAAAATTAAAAAGGATTTTGGTAGCTAAAATACTGTCATGTTACTACGTACgtggaaaatatttaaaaatgcaAATCACTAATATTATAACCTGAGACTTCTCATATGCATCGTTGTGAATTAAATGGATAATTGTCAAGAAATTTGTTAGTTGTGTCGTGTCATTGTGAAGTAAATAATTGTTAACAACTTTGCTATCCACGTTATATATGACAAAATTTGTGTCATCCATATATAGCTATGTCGCATAGTAGAAAAATATTTGAGAAATTATTGAGTATCAAGCAGGTGTCACATCAGTGTCCTAGTTGGTGCCAAATAAATCAATAGTTAGGTGACATATATTATAGGCGTTTTTCCTTCTTAAAATTATACCAATATTTCTTCATCCACCTGGAATTGGTTTAGTAATGAAGTCTAACTGAATAAACTAATGCGTTTCTAaatcaattggtttttttttatcttaatttccctatcaattttcctttttttatttttgttcaaaGTTTTTTTACTTAATGAAACTTAAAGTTGGAAACAATTGAGTTTCTTTAAAATTAATTGGTTTTTAGGgttgattttcattttcttttttcgcCAAATAAGTGTTGGTACATGTAGGCATTTTTATGTTATCAATGCATGACTGGGCATGGCgtggtggaaagacatcagcaagtaaggagtatcgggggttcaatttcacgtagatacactcacggaactaGCAATACTTgtgaatggtgagaatttattCTGTGAGCCAGTGAGAACTGTAGATGATGAGAGTTCGCTTTGTGAGTCAGCGGGGAGCGTGGGAGATGAGAGTTcactgtgagccagcggggaccgtggatggtaatggagatgtgtcccgggagtCGAGTTggtcgaacgtccaactgatgcacagaatgCATTTTAGACTTTACCTTAATCGGCGAGACTTGAAGATGGAAGGCACTGATCTgtaggtttggtgtcgcaccagaGAGTTCGAaaggctcgttggtggctggatttcctatataataataataataataatgtagtGACTATTCGTACAATAATTTTTAAGAATATGTAAAAATGTCTAGATtagaataaataataattaacatttatatgtcTCTGTTATACCATATCGATTCAATCTCCATGTATACAATTTGATCTTTTCCAATTATAACTCCTTTTTTTTCggctttttttttaatatataaatgaatatttAGAGTTTGGAGGTTAGAGTTTAGAACTTAACTttacataaattttaataaaaatgttgtacaaaattattttgtcctaatttaaggctcaaaattcatatttttaaccATAAACCTAATAAGTTTTGAAACTTAGACTTGAGACATTGACTTTAATGTGAATTTGGGAaagtataatataaaattgtaataaGTTTCATCTGGCCCACACAAGTCCAAATTATATGGTTAGAAATCCATGATTTTAGACTTTTAGATGCATGGCATTTGGTTTGTGAGATAATAAAAATAGTCCCATAAATTAAATGACTTTcttgaaaatctcatctttatagTGTCTATCTcgtgaatatatgtatatataaaattaagaTTGAATGATTTTTAAGAATATGTAAAAATGTCGAGATTAGTGTTTGTTTTAATATAAAAATCCTAATAGATATTTTTGGCAACCGTTATATCTTAactaatatatatgaaaaaatatatgaagaataatcaTCTTTTCGGCACAAAATCTAGTACCAATACATACAAATCAAATCAATGTGAGAaaaaaatattatcatcattattattactttgtgGGTGTAATATGGTCTCCACATTTTAACTATTATGttatataataatagtataattattgaatttatttctactaattttttattataataattaatactataatATCATGTTTAACACTACATTAAGGGAATATTCGACAATACCCAACTAGCCAAAATAGTGGGTGTAACTTTTTATATCTAAAAATAGGATAGTAAtggaaataaaatttattttcatggAACTCATGGCAATCCATCCTCCCATGGAGACCACCTTCGCCCCTGTAAGTTTCTGCGCACTCCCTTCTTCTGCCCTCTACCGCTGTGGCAGAAGCAAGAGGAAACACAAAAGCAATCAACATAAGCAATTTCATCGCAAAACAAAAACCAATACTACTCCTTTCCCAAAGTCATTCCCAACCCCACTTCTGATCAACCAAAGGCCCTCTGCCCAAACAAAACTCCAAGCCCTCGATGCACTCTTGAACGACCTGGAAAAATCCATCAGTGATGGTGTGAAAGTGTCCGATCCCCAACTCTTTGCTTCCCTCCTTGAGTCATGTTTCCATTTGCAAGCCATTGATTACGGCGTCCGAGTTCATCAGCTTATACCCAGAACGCTTTTGCATAAGAATGTCGGCATCTCGTCAAAGCTTCTCCGGCTGTACGCTTCTAGTGGGCATATTGAGAAGGCCCACCAGTTGTTTGATGAAATGCCTAAGCGGGATACGTCGGCATTCCCATGGAATGCGCTCATCTCGGGGTATGCCGAATTGGGTCAGTATGAAGATGCCATGGCAATTTACTTTCAAATGAAGGAAGATGGCGTCGAGCCCGACCAGTTCACCTTCCCTCGAGCATTGAAAGCTTGTGCGGGAATAGGGTCGATTCGAGTAGGGGAGAAGGTTTATCGTGACATCGTTCGTTGTGGTTTCGGGGACAATGCGCACGTTCTCAATGCTCTTGTTGACATGTATGCCAAGTGCGGAGACATTCTGAAGGCGCGAAAGGTGTTTGATAAGATCGCTACCCGTGACTCGGTTTCATGGAATTCGATGCTCACTGGTTATATCCGCCATGAGCTGTTGGCGGAGGCTGTGGATACATTTCGCGGGATGCTCCTAAATGGGTTTGAGCCAGACTCAATAGCCATATCTTCGATTCTCGCTACTGAGCTGTCCTTTAAAATTGGTACCCAGATTCATGGATGGGTTATTCGGCGAGGAAATGAATGGGATTTGTCCATTGCTAATTCCTTGATTGCCTTATACTCAACCCGGGTGGAGTTGCACAGATCTCGTTGGCTGTTCGACAAAATGCCAGAAAGGGATGTTGTCTCGTGGAATTCCATAATTTCTGCTCATTCTAAAGACCGTAGAGCTCTTACATATTTTAGGGAGATGGAGAGTGCTGGTGCTTTGCCAGACGGCATCACATTTGTGTCGCTACTGTCAGCCTGTGCTCACTTGGGCTTGGTGGCGGATGGGGAGGAGCTCTATTCTCTTATGAGAAGCAGTTATGGTATATGCCCCAGCATGGAACACTATGCTTGTCTGGTGAATCTCTATGGAAGGGCAGGATTGATCAATAAGGCTTACGACATCATAACGAAGATGATGGAGTTTGAGGCCGGTCCAACCGTCTGGGGAGCATTACTATATGCTTGCTACATTCATGGGAATGTAGACGTTGGAGAGATTGCTGCTGAAAGGCTTTTTGAGTTGGAGCCAGATAATGAACTTAATTTTGACATTTTAATGAGGCTTTACGGCAAAGTGGGGAGAGTAGAAGATGCGGAGAGGGTGAGAAAAATGATGATGGACAGAGGATTGGAATTGTAGGAGGTTGTTCCTGAGCAATGGTGTTTTGATGAACCAAAATCAAATTCTTCCCTTGGACCTTGAATCGCCACAAGAAATAAAGATTTGCATAAGCCAAGCTGCtgtcaaagatgctgcaaatggCTGAAATTTGCTCTTCCCCGTGCCATTGCGAGCTTTCCTCTCGTGCACTAGAAAAAAAATTGGCGGTCTTTCCATCAGGCCTTACCATCCCATGGAAACACTCCATATAGTGGTTCCATCAGATTGTATATGgaccctatatatatattatttggaaCCTTTTCATTGGATGATAAGGTGGAAAGACCACTATTTTTTTCCTTGTGCACTGTCTAtagaagaagtttttttttttttgggttaagaGTGAAAGAACCTAACGCAAAATATGAAGAAGTGGACAATTACATATTACAAATTGTATTCACATTGAAACAACTCTGTAATAACATATTGCAAGCAATTCTTCTTCACCTTAGAAGCAGTCCAAACTCATTTCCAGGCCTTGCTTGTTGATGGTTCTATCAAGGAAATTGTATAGTTTTTCAGCCAATCATCGACAAAGTActgaaactatcgatggttttagCTAACCGTCAATGATTTTGTTTGTTGCTGAATAACCGAGAATCTTTGTAGTTGAAGATTGACTGATTTTTGATTGTCTGTGATAACTTGAGATTCTCTAGTtatattacttgaatatttgtttaaATCTGATAATTTAGGATCTTcttattgtaatatttaaatacttttaaatTTGTAACAATCATACtttgtacaagtcctatatataggacattttgttggaattggtgtgatcccaagagagagggtgaattggattttaaaaacatttcgaTTAATTTAAACGTTTTATCGATTTACTAcggttcatatcccattcaacatatatacgtgtatgtaaagcgtgtttaacaataaaagcaaataCACACGtatgcagtatcttatttaaatcaaatgtgtgcatgagtatacttttgacattaaataaatattcatacacatgatgaaattaaagtgcaggaatttaaataagataaagagagcgataccagatttgttatcgaggtttgaccaaaccaacctacatcctcgcgtTGGACATACCCCCTATGGATTCCACTATGCCTactcacttaactgggcggagtaaaagccttttacatcctctccttacgggacgagGAAAACCcaagctcaattactaggttgagccgaattagtctcatttacggggttgagactcttcagttcaattttcgggttaaaccgaaccggtctcacttacggggctaagactccccagttcaattaatgggatgaacccaaccattacattaagaccatttttgtacatgaaaatgttTCTGAAAATACAAGTTGAGATGTAtacgtttaagctcaaataaatgcactctaatatgatatgcaataatgcttagtagagtaagggtacttaattatttttaaatcctaataaaaaattttctccaaaaagatatttcaataataatataggagaacctagggttttattctatcaataatttttgcacaaataatatatatgaatatatatatataaatgagaaatatgttctccaacaaagatttttgcgaGTAAGAGTGTTTGGAGAATCAGGAGTTTATGTTCAAGGAAGTATTTGTGTAccaaataattttctcccaaaagataTTTATCCAAGAAATAATTCGGGAGAAAACCAAACTatattctcaaaatgattttcaaaaataactagtaTATAAGAGTATAGTATATGAATacgaaaataaatgcccaaaataaatatattctctttacaaaatgattttgaaatgaatggatggaaagagagtaagagagtttagtttgaaaatttttttgtcaaggaagaaatttttacaataaaaatgagttggggaaactttgattaacaaatgattaaagagaaatttagaattaatcaaagttgctaattaggAATAATGAGGGGGTATTaatagattttcaacaaatctgaTTGTTGAAGGAGACacttggtattttggaaaaatttaattaaattttaatggcATTTCAACACTTGAAAAAAATttcaactcgagagcaccggttgatCGAAGGAAGTTCGGTTCACTAAAGTTCTTGAGATTCGGTTGACCGGAATTGTAAGTCCAAGGGCAATTTTTCTCTTTTGCGCGGTTAAGTCGACCGAGGGCATAATGAACTGACTcggtcagtcgaccagaccgttgagttcctgCACATGGGAATTCAGTTGACCAAGGCGTTGCAATGTAATATGGGCACGGTCGATTAGGTGGTCAACTAtgttgactccaagggagttcAGTAGATCGAGGTCAAATGAACTCAGTGAGTTTGGTCTACCGGACTGTGGTTAAATTGTTGACCTAGTCCgcgttcggtcgatcgggcattTTTGTAcagggaagttcggtcgaccgagtgtgcacatttaatgcatttcggttctatttaaGCCAACAattaccctattcaaatgactaaacGCATGTATGCTTGAGTGAGCgtcttagggtcatttttaggtcttttttGTTTTGAGGACATCTAAAAAATTCGGTGTTGGTTGACCAAAggaagccctaaggtcattcagtccctatggtcattctcggtcatctgagcattttaaacatatcatgcaaatgcatgcattattacataccaaagataaaaaataaatgcgtATACAAATTAAACATAAATGTCTTTTTTATCTTCCATGCTCttaaattttcatggaaaacgtCATACATGAGCTTTGAGTCATGTCATGACTTTCATGTCCtattgatcttatgtgtgacctgaattatacctgttcatgcacttaaaagcacacataagacCCGTTTgtgtttattagcatcaaaacaaagattggACTAAAAAAGCCAACACATTTTCATATCAATAAAAGTATTTGCAAATTCtatgtggtatcagagctcaTTTCtctaatgagttttttttttttttctttatggcCGTTTCCCCTGAGTCTATTAGTGTCAAAACTTTCGAGCTTTCTGGCAATGGTAACACTCCTCTTGATGCCATCAATGCCAACTCCCATCTTCCTCTGAAGCTGATGTACCCTTTCCAACTTTCTTTCATGACGCGCCCAACTGACATCATTGCTTATTAGCTATGACCTCTAGGGCTATCTTGACGATACCATTGTATATTTGTCACCGAATATTTCTACCAGCACCTCCTCTATCGGTTCATCTACTGCAGATGTCTCCAATCCAACCTTCTGGCGTTGGCTCAAGTAAGATAAGTTGATCCTTCATGCCATCCTTGCATCTGTCTTCGAACCAGTGATGCCACTTATTGTTGCTTCAACCACTGCTCGTGATGCTTGGTCTAAGTTGAAACAATTGTATGTCAATCATTCACGTACTCATGTTATGCGACTTAAGGAGGAGTTGACTCTCATTCAGCGAGAGTCCTGCTCGATCTTGAAGTATCTCCATGCTATCAATAAtctgtaaagttgaatctttgaataaatatatgactttgaatattgtaaagatttaaacactaagtttcaaaaataatatccctcaataatatgtatttagaggctcttaggatttgcaatcaaatacttcttacactaatcaaatagcaaatctttgaatgaaaatttatttaacactttctttaagattttagttttaaaattttttttttctcaagtagtgatttttcacaaaagtatatatataaataataactccAAATCAATTTCtcacaatgaatattcaagaataagtttgtgatatgaaaaaatctttgagaataagcaaacaattattttgattaccaaacctcaatacccaagttgtttgcacaatatttgttagaactccttttgaaaatcaatgtagcccAAACTTAGATATGTAGTAAACGCTTTGAAATCATAGACAACAGCTAAACAATATGTTCAACCCTTCCCAAAGTCGTGTATACGTTCAAGGCTTCCAATCATATGCCCAAaattgaggcactagggtttagaggttgtttatataattaatttcggccttaggataagtcctaatCGTTTGATCAATTTGATCAAATGAATAACTTGCGTGTTTTCTCGCTAAAGTTCAGATTTTTAAAGTTCCcgtaggttcagacgactgagcattcaggttcagatgtctgatgctccttaaagcactgaaaaatatagtttggacatagggtcaaatgactgaactatgggtttagtcttctgaaatCCTAGTTCAGATAACTGAACTGaaagtttagacgtctgaaggtgttctgtcTGTCTTGTGTTTCAAcaattaaatcttcagatgactgaactaatttttcaattttctaaggAAATTTTTCAAACGTCTGAAGgaaaactttagtcgtctgaggttgtatctttagacttctgagggtactccTCCAGTCTAGGCAGaccaacttcaaaattttcagtttaatgttcaaaatcatttgaactCTCTTACTttaatctcttataaaacattttctagggttcaaaataagttctctaagtccatgtttaaccctgtaagtttttcatgaaatgcatgtgtagggtatattttgagcttctagttatatcatataaaatatgcacatacatcaattttaaatacccattctcatgacgatcttgaacttgacgcttgcattttcattcttctactcttttagttccatgaattaTGTCAggttatgtatgctttaatcctcgtgggTTCCATGATttcatcaccttccgtgcatgctaagtaatgttcttgctcacattctcaatgcacaaaGTAATGTTcttgctcacattctcaatgcacagatcaaataccaagtgatttgtcattatcaaaataggattggactcatagagtcaacaaatgaTCTTTCTTGTGATTCCCTAGATGGTTTGGTAATAAATGGTTTGACTCACATAGGCAACTACTATATTTTTTAACAACACTTGTCATATGCATCCACACAAACATTCCTATAATCAAGACTAATCAAATCGTCACAATTACTCCTGTAATTAAGACTAAGAGTTGCTACAGTTTTTATGGCCATGTGAAGATAAGTGATTCAGCTACCACTACTATCATATTTCAAGAGGTACTTTAGAGATCATATAAATAGCATGATAGGGCAAATGCATTAGTAATATTGAactatatataaaagaaaatgaatacaacaaaaaattattctgaaaatGTGATCAAACCAAGtgacaaatttttttatttttcccagAGGCTCTCATTATAGGAGGTAGagtatcccccccccccccccccttcctaaAGAATACTTTTACAAACCCACCCATTTTAAGATTCAAATTTAGAATTTCTAATCTTTATCGATTAGAGTGTTTCAGAAGAGAATAACTCTAGTCTACATGAGAATATCTTAGActtaaatttatgaaaaaaaaaaaaatctatataacTTGATGTGGGTATTTTAATTGAAACGTAAATTTATCTACTAGAGAAGTCatctaaaaaaataaatctttttCTCTTGACTAATCATTCCGACAAAATGAATCATTAGTTGTTAGCAcccacatttttttatttttaacgaAAAACCCAAATTTATTAATAGTCCTTACTTATAGCGGAGGAAACTCGTAGTTACAAAATAAGTCACAagagatttacaaataaactagtAAGACCATCCCAAGTAACAAGACCAAAACAAACCTAACAAAACACAAGCCAAAAACCAAACAAACTAAATAAGATCATAttcatcaaaacaaaacaaatacaaacaaaaCCGAAATACCTACAAACTGAGGACAAATACTTGCGAAATGAAAAACTCAAGAAAAATATAGGAGAACCAAATGATGCCAAT
The Malania oleifera isolate guangnan ecotype guangnan chromosome 13, ASM2987363v1, whole genome shotgun sequence DNA segment above includes these coding regions:
- the LOC131146938 gene encoding pentatricopeptide repeat-containing protein At4g25270, chloroplastic translates to MEIKFIFMELMAIHPPMETTFAPVSFCALPSSALYRCGRSKRKHKSNQHKQFHRKTKTNTTPFPKSFPTPLLINQRPSAQTKLQALDALLNDLEKSISDGVKVSDPQLFASLLESCFHLQAIDYGVRVHQLIPRTLLHKNVGISSKLLRLYASSGHIEKAHQLFDEMPKRDTSAFPWNALISGYAELGQYEDAMAIYFQMKEDGVEPDQFTFPRALKACAGIGSIRVGEKVYRDIVRCGFGDNAHVLNALVDMYAKCGDILKARKVFDKIATRDSVSWNSMLTGYIRHELLAEAVDTFRGMLLNGFEPDSIAISSILATELSFKIGTQIHGWVIRRGNEWDLSIANSLIALYSTRVELHRSRWLFDKMPERDVVSWNSIISAHSKDRRALTYFREMESAGALPDGITFVSLLSACAHLGLVADGEELYSLMRSSYGICPSMEHYACLVNLYGRAGLINKAYDIITKMMEFEAGPTVWGALLYACYIHGNVDVGEIAAERLFELEPDNELNFDILMRLYGKVGRVEDAERVRKMMMDRGLEL